A region of Streptomyces paludis DNA encodes the following proteins:
- a CDS encoding glycerol dehydrogenase, with protein MTRTLRTVISPGRYVQGKGAIHRLGEYLKLIGSAPLIVTDDLVWGLVGHDITTSLKAAGLPVAREKFNGVPSAHEVDRLVDVIKATGSDVAVAVGGGSAIDAVKAAGHIAGIRWANCPTVASTDAPCSALSVIYTESGEFEEYRFFPRNPDLVLVDSQIVANAPVSLLVAGVGDALATWLEARATAQSHSQTMAGGLPTLTGTALARLSWDVLWENALPAIEAVRDRQVTPAVEKVIEANTLLSGLGFESGGLAAAHAIHNGLTAVPQTHGLAHGQKVNIGSLTQLVLEGAPTSDIREFVEFTTRVGLPNTLTEVGLSAGDDDELRTVAEAATATGETIHSMPFEVHSDDVISALKSIERFATKVREDARLPAPVRHETH; from the coding sequence ATGACGCGCACGCTCCGTACCGTCATCAGCCCCGGCCGGTATGTCCAGGGCAAGGGTGCGATACACCGGCTCGGCGAGTATCTGAAGCTCATCGGCTCGGCCCCGCTGATCGTCACCGACGATCTCGTGTGGGGCCTGGTGGGCCACGACATCACCACCTCGCTGAAGGCCGCGGGGCTTCCCGTCGCCCGCGAGAAGTTCAACGGGGTCCCCAGCGCCCACGAGGTCGACAGACTGGTCGACGTCATCAAGGCGACCGGCTCCGACGTGGCGGTCGCGGTGGGCGGCGGCAGCGCCATCGACGCGGTGAAGGCGGCCGGCCATATCGCCGGGATCCGGTGGGCCAACTGCCCGACCGTCGCCTCCACCGACGCGCCGTGCAGCGCGCTCTCGGTGATCTACACGGAGAGCGGGGAGTTCGAGGAGTACCGGTTCTTCCCGCGCAACCCCGACCTCGTCCTGGTCGACTCCCAGATCGTCGCCAACGCGCCGGTCTCCCTGCTGGTGGCCGGGGTCGGAGACGCGCTCGCCACCTGGCTGGAGGCCCGCGCCACCGCGCAGTCCCACTCGCAGACGATGGCCGGCGGTCTGCCCACGCTCACCGGCACCGCACTCGCCCGGCTCAGCTGGGACGTGCTCTGGGAGAACGCGCTGCCCGCGATCGAGGCGGTCAGGGACCGGCAGGTGACACCCGCCGTCGAGAAGGTCATCGAGGCCAACACCCTGCTGTCGGGCCTGGGCTTCGAGTCCGGCGGTCTGGCCGCCGCGCACGCCATCCACAACGGCCTCACCGCCGTACCGCAGACCCACGGGCTGGCGCACGGGCAGAAGGTCAACATAGGTTCCCTCACCCAGCTCGTCCTGGAAGGGGCGCCGACCAGCGACATCCGTGAGTTCGTGGAGTTCACGACCCGGGTGGGCCTGCCCAACACCCTCACCGAGGTGGGGCTGTCGGCCGGGGACGACGACGAGCTGCGGACGGTCGCCGAGGCGGCGACGGCCACCGGCGAGACGATCCACTCCATGCCCTTCGAGGTCCACAGCGACGATGTGATCAGCGCGCTCAAGTCCATCGAGCGGTTCGCCACCAAGGTCCGCGAGGACGCGAGACTTCCGGCACCGGTGCGCCATGAAACACACTGA
- a CDS encoding NAD(P)-dependent alcohol dehydrogenase, translated as MKAVQVVGYHRSLDMTEVPVPEVTGPHDVIVRIGGAGVCRTDLHILEGQWAEKSGVALPYTIGHENAGWVHAVGGAVTNVAEGDKVIVHPLITCGLCPACRRGDDVHCAGSLFPGIDTAGGYAEYLKTSARSVVRLDDSLEPSDVAALADAGLTAYHAAAKAARRLRPGDTCVVIGAGGLGHIGIQVLKALTAAEIVVVDRNTEAVKLAESIGADRGVVADGGHVERVLELTGGQGAETVVDFVGEGGATRDGVRMLRRAGDYHVVGYGENIDVPTIDIISAEINFIGNLVGSYTDLCELMVLAAQGRVRLHTSKYALDDFQDALDDLDAGRVRGRAILVP; from the coding sequence ATGAAGGCAGTCCAGGTCGTGGGCTACCACCGGAGCCTCGACATGACCGAGGTCCCGGTCCCCGAGGTCACCGGGCCCCACGATGTGATCGTCAGGATCGGCGGAGCGGGGGTGTGCCGTACCGATCTGCACATCCTTGAGGGCCAGTGGGCGGAGAAGTCGGGAGTGGCCCTGCCCTACACCATCGGGCACGAGAACGCCGGCTGGGTGCACGCGGTCGGCGGCGCCGTCACCAATGTCGCCGAGGGCGACAAGGTCATCGTCCACCCGCTGATCACCTGCGGGCTGTGCCCGGCGTGCCGCCGCGGTGACGATGTCCACTGCGCGGGGAGCCTCTTCCCCGGGATCGACACCGCCGGCGGCTACGCCGAGTATCTGAAGACCTCCGCCCGGAGCGTCGTACGCCTGGACGACTCCCTCGAACCGTCCGATGTCGCGGCCCTCGCCGACGCGGGTCTGACGGCGTACCACGCGGCGGCCAAGGCGGCCCGGCGGCTGCGGCCGGGCGATACGTGCGTGGTGATCGGCGCGGGCGGGCTGGGCCACATCGGCATCCAGGTGCTCAAGGCCCTGACGGCCGCCGAGATCGTCGTCGTCGACCGCAACACCGAGGCGGTGAAGCTGGCCGAGTCCATCGGCGCCGACCGCGGTGTCGTCGCGGACGGCGGCCATGTCGAACGGGTGCTGGAGCTGACCGGCGGGCAGGGCGCCGAGACGGTCGTCGACTTCGTCGGCGAGGGAGGCGCGACCCGGGACGGTGTCCGCATGCTGCGCCGTGCGGGTGATTACCACGTCGTCGGGTACGGCGAGAACATCGATGTGCCGACCATCGACATCATCTCCGCCGAGATCAACTTCATCGGCAACCTCGTCGGTTCCTACACCGACCTGTGCGAGCTGATGGTGCTCGCCGCCCAGGGCCGGGTCCGTCTGCACACCAGCAAGTACGCGCTCGACGACTTCCAGGACGCCCTGGACGATCTCGACGCCGGCCGGGTCCGCGGGCGCGCGATTCTCGTCCCGTAA
- a CDS encoding iron-sulfur cluster assembly protein translates to MPGARAGALEEAARTALDGVFDPELDEPITDLGFVRSLAVSGGRVTVHLRLPTSFCSPNFAYLMASDAKDALTALPGAEDVTVLLDDHHDSEVINRGLAADAGYRGTFGAEAESDLRELRETFRRKAHTAAMERALTSLLRERPGLGEERLHEVVLGDLPDGPGTRALLRRRTALGLGAAPTDPVLVDEHGHRFPPGEIPLRLRFARAVRISIDGNAHFCRGLLRTRYPESAADQTPRAGDSARAASPVAASPVKEHVS, encoded by the coding sequence GTGCCGGGGGCGCGGGCCGGGGCGCTGGAGGAAGCGGCCCGTACGGCGCTGGACGGCGTCTTCGATCCCGAGCTGGACGAGCCGATCACCGATCTCGGCTTCGTCCGGTCCCTGGCGGTCTCGGGCGGCCGGGTGACCGTACATCTGCGGCTGCCCACCTCCTTCTGTTCCCCGAATTTCGCCTACCTCATGGCCTCGGACGCCAAGGACGCGCTGACCGCTCTCCCCGGAGCGGAGGACGTCACCGTCCTGCTCGACGACCACCACGACTCCGAGGTGATCAACCGCGGCCTCGCGGCCGACGCCGGATACCGGGGCACCTTCGGCGCCGAGGCCGAGTCCGACCTGCGGGAGCTGCGGGAGACCTTCCGCCGCAAGGCGCACACCGCGGCGATGGAGCGGGCGCTCACCTCGCTGCTGCGGGAGCGCCCCGGCCTCGGTGAGGAGCGGCTCCACGAGGTCGTCCTCGGTGACCTGCCCGACGGGCCGGGGACCCGTGCCCTGCTGCGCCGCCGGACCGCCCTCGGCCTCGGCGCGGCGCCCACCGATCCCGTCCTCGTGGACGAGCACGGACACCGTTTCCCGCCGGGCGAGATCCCGCTGCGGCTGCGCTTCGCCCGCGCGGTGCGGATCTCGATCGACGGAAACGCGCACTTCTGCCGCGGTCTGCTGCGTACCCGCTACCCGGAGTCCGCGGCCGACCAGACCCCGCGCGCCGGGGACTCCGCGCGCGCCGCGTCCCCCGTGGCCGCCTCCCCAGTGAAGGAGCATGTCTCATGA
- a CDS encoding amidohydrolase family protein codes for MYTKNGEDYFIVDAHIALWDARPENQLNIHGKQFIDCFYDYHRNLSPESELWPYEEYLYYGGERLMKDLFTDGHVDHAIFQPARLGAFYRNGFGQTEEAFALTRQHPGKLTYNHCWDPRYEQSGLDQLRRDAERFHLKGVKLYTAEWYGDSRGYKLDDPWSYRYLEAAQELGITNIHIHKGPTIRPLDRDAFDVADVDKVATDFPELNFVVEHCGLPRLEDFCWIATQEPNVHAGLAVAMPFIHTRPRYFAQIIGELLYWLGEDRIQFSSDYALWTPRWLVERFVDFQLPEDMTEYPALTVAQKKKILGLNAAALYGIEVPAECALPEPAVV; via the coding sequence ATGTACACAAAGAACGGCGAGGACTATTTCATCGTCGACGCGCACATCGCGCTGTGGGACGCACGCCCCGAGAACCAGCTCAACATCCACGGGAAGCAGTTCATCGACTGCTTCTACGACTACCACCGCAACCTCAGCCCCGAGTCGGAGCTGTGGCCGTACGAGGAGTACCTCTACTACGGCGGTGAGCGCCTGATGAAGGACCTGTTCACCGACGGTCACGTCGATCACGCGATCTTCCAGCCGGCCCGGCTCGGAGCCTTCTACCGCAACGGTTTCGGGCAGACGGAGGAGGCGTTCGCGCTCACCCGGCAGCACCCCGGCAAGCTGACGTACAACCACTGCTGGGACCCGCGCTACGAGCAGTCCGGGCTGGACCAGCTGCGGCGCGACGCCGAGCGGTTCCACCTCAAGGGCGTGAAGCTGTACACCGCCGAGTGGTACGGGGACTCGCGCGGATACAAGCTGGACGACCCCTGGTCGTACCGCTATCTGGAGGCGGCCCAGGAGCTGGGCATCACGAACATCCACATCCACAAGGGGCCGACGATCCGGCCGCTGGACCGGGACGCCTTCGATGTCGCGGACGTGGACAAGGTGGCGACCGACTTCCCCGAGCTGAACTTCGTCGTCGAACACTGCGGCCTGCCCCGGCTGGAGGACTTCTGCTGGATCGCCACGCAGGAGCCCAATGTGCACGCGGGTCTCGCCGTCGCCATGCCGTTCATCCACACCAGGCCCCGCTACTTCGCGCAGATCATCGGGGAGCTGCTGTACTGGCTGGGCGAGGACCGTATCCAGTTCTCCAGCGACTACGCGCTGTGGACGCCCCGCTGGCTCGTGGAGCGGTTCGTCGACTTCCAGCTCCCCGAGGACATGACGGAGTACCCGGCGCTCACCGTGGCGCAGAAGAAGAAGATCCTCGGACTCAACGCGGCCGCCCTGTACGGCATAGAGGTACCGGCCGAGTGCGCCCTCCCGGAACCGGCGGTGGTCTGA
- a CDS encoding AAA-type ATPase lid domain-containing protein → MDHRRPAPAMDVSPGPAPGGLVALAPRMRASWQRSEHYGLSPEEMRPVFTGSVDTTSLLYECGHEVLQGLRRTLANEPVSMMITDRDGLVLCRLCDDASVSRSLDRVNLAPGFYFAEENAGTNGLGLALADLAPSLVRSEEHYCTALRGYTCAAVPVLDPLTGELAGSVNLTTWSDSSSELLLALAQATAGNTAALMLARGAGRRSRPTPRGEVFHIYADRFPQYEDARSPLSTAWTDAVETARAAQAEGRVVAAVGEPGAGKTALISLARRLTEPRERVLSARPPAPDDIPAWLTLWTPELDKHSTCVIVSGTQTLPAWAATELAQVFSRIRRGTTGPGHRPQPFALTAADYSAIPDALRSLVDTVVEVPALRSRPDDILPLAHHFAEAHRGHAVTLTRAAERALTAYDWPENVRQLRRVVRAAASRTDVIDAHHLPAEMFTGTARPLGRLQALERDEIVRCLTEPGTTVAQAAERLSMSRATIYRKMTQYDIKLPGRAAHSRA, encoded by the coding sequence GTGGACCATCGTCGGCCCGCACCCGCCATGGACGTCTCCCCGGGCCCGGCACCGGGCGGTCTGGTCGCCCTCGCCCCGCGCATGCGCGCCTCCTGGCAGCGCAGCGAGCACTACGGGCTGTCACCGGAGGAGATGCGGCCCGTCTTCACGGGATCCGTGGACACCACGTCACTGCTCTACGAGTGCGGTCACGAAGTCCTCCAGGGGCTGCGCAGGACACTCGCCAACGAGCCGGTCAGCATGATGATCACCGACCGTGACGGCCTGGTGCTCTGCCGGCTGTGCGACGACGCCTCGGTCAGCCGCTCCCTCGACCGGGTCAATCTGGCCCCCGGCTTCTACTTCGCCGAGGAGAACGCCGGCACCAACGGACTCGGTCTCGCCCTGGCCGACCTGGCCCCGTCCCTGGTGCGGTCCGAGGAGCACTACTGCACCGCGCTGCGGGGATACACCTGCGCCGCCGTCCCGGTCCTCGATCCGCTCACCGGTGAACTCGCCGGCAGTGTCAACCTCACCACCTGGTCCGACTCCTCCTCGGAACTGCTGCTGGCCCTCGCCCAGGCCACCGCCGGGAACACCGCCGCGCTGATGCTGGCCCGGGGCGCCGGCCGCCGGAGCCGGCCGACCCCGCGCGGCGAGGTGTTCCACATCTACGCCGACCGCTTCCCGCAGTACGAGGACGCGCGCTCCCCGCTCTCCACCGCCTGGACCGACGCCGTCGAGACGGCCCGCGCGGCACAGGCCGAGGGGCGCGTCGTGGCGGCGGTCGGTGAGCCCGGCGCGGGGAAGACCGCGCTGATCTCCCTCGCCCGCCGGCTGACGGAGCCGAGGGAACGCGTCCTGAGCGCCCGCCCGCCCGCTCCCGACGACATACCCGCCTGGCTGACGCTGTGGACACCCGAGCTGGACAAACACAGCACCTGCGTCATCGTGTCCGGGACCCAGACCCTGCCCGCCTGGGCGGCCACCGAACTGGCGCAGGTGTTCAGCCGCATACGCCGCGGGACCACCGGCCCGGGCCACCGCCCGCAGCCCTTCGCCCTCACGGCGGCGGACTACTCCGCGATTCCGGACGCGCTCCGCTCCCTGGTCGACACCGTCGTCGAAGTCCCCGCCCTGCGCTCCCGCCCGGACGACATCCTGCCGCTCGCCCACCACTTCGCCGAGGCACACCGCGGCCACGCCGTCACCCTCACCCGCGCCGCCGAGCGCGCCCTGACCGCGTACGACTGGCCCGAGAACGTACGGCAGCTCCGCCGTGTCGTCCGGGCGGCGGCCTCGCGGACCGATGTGATCGACGCCCATCACCTCCCGGCCGAGATGTTCACGGGCACCGCCCGCCCCCTGGGCCGTCTCCAGGCACTGGAGCGCGACGAGATCGTGCGCTGCCTGACCGAACCGGGCACCACCGTGGCCCAGGCCGCCGAGCGGCTCAGCATGAGCCGCGCGACCATCTACCGCAAGATGACGCAGTACGACATCAAGCTGCCCGGCCGCGCGGCGCACTCGCGCGCCTGA
- a CDS encoding WhiB family transcriptional regulator has translation MAPVAIGEEVLFDPTRRWVSRASCRTVSSARFFVDGPAFPRIPPSAAQQAGWDLAKKICHHCPVLAECRRDSLGEEYGVWGGLDERERYLIRTRLSQRARRWPAARRLAWGKELLALRDGGNTWTRIRAMTGIGDRLGELLIDEWVTHRALTAQPPAAVVELPLPAPGGMIQPPFPAVPGRRHAWVRRAGRITDAHYRGQTEDGAWISVQLRTGKGNSIQFVRSEDVQIYHPQPVVIVTYIGRPDREQQSQAG, from the coding sequence ATGGCTCCGGTGGCGATAGGCGAGGAGGTGCTGTTCGACCCCACGCGGCGGTGGGTCAGCCGCGCGAGCTGCCGTACGGTCAGCAGCGCCCGCTTTTTCGTGGACGGCCCAGCCTTCCCCCGCATACCGCCGTCGGCGGCGCAACAGGCCGGCTGGGACCTGGCCAAGAAGATCTGCCACCACTGCCCCGTTTTGGCGGAGTGCCGCCGGGACTCCCTGGGCGAGGAGTACGGCGTCTGGGGCGGGCTGGACGAGCGCGAGCGCTACCTGATCCGCACGAGGCTCTCCCAGCGCGCCAGGCGCTGGCCGGCGGCCCGCCGGCTCGCCTGGGGCAAGGAGCTGCTGGCGCTTCGCGACGGCGGGAACACCTGGACGCGCATCCGCGCGATGACCGGCATCGGTGACCGGCTCGGAGAGCTGCTGATCGATGAGTGGGTCACCCACCGCGCGCTGACAGCGCAGCCGCCCGCGGCGGTCGTGGAGCTGCCGCTCCCGGCGCCCGGCGGCATGATCCAGCCGCCCTTCCCCGCCGTCCCCGGACGGCGCCACGCCTGGGTCCGCCGGGCCGGGCGCATCACCGATGCGCACTACCGCGGCCAGACCGAGGACGGCGCATGGATCTCGGTCCAGCTCCGGACCGGCAAGGGCAACAGCATTCAGTTCGTCCGCTCGGAGGACGTGCAGATCTACCACCCCCAGCCGGTGGTGATCGTGACCTACATCGGGAGGCCCGACCGTGAGCAGCAGTCCCAGGCCGGGTGA
- a CDS encoding RecB family exonuclease — MSSSPRPGETRQVKHMSHSSRETLERCAKSWFLKYMAAAPQSPALWSAGGTAVHEVTEWYDLMALNGKADIATSALGQTWETLFGHQLAKIREKEPNENAWRRSKGDSVAAWNTLGPQLVQAYIDWRKRSPWEIWTTPDGEPAIELDVSGMLPGCPVEIKGYVDRIFHDPLFDRLVVFDLKSGKRPPKTGAQFGAYGALVTQKYGVTAHLGVPFMNRRATVGRPYELAEFTPAAVGAVFGTAWAKVQAGSFPANGFPGECYICDVQAACAAQNGPLAHLYDPASPGHPSNDPPY, encoded by the coding sequence GTGAGCAGCAGTCCCAGGCCGGGTGAGACCCGGCAGGTCAAGCACATGTCGCACAGCTCCAGGGAGACCCTGGAGCGCTGCGCGAAGAGTTGGTTCCTGAAGTACATGGCCGCCGCGCCGCAGAGCCCCGCGCTCTGGTCGGCCGGCGGCACGGCCGTCCACGAGGTGACCGAGTGGTACGACCTGATGGCCCTCAACGGCAAGGCCGACATCGCCACTTCGGCACTCGGGCAGACATGGGAAACGCTCTTCGGTCACCAGCTCGCGAAGATCCGCGAGAAGGAGCCGAACGAGAACGCCTGGCGGCGGTCCAAGGGCGACAGCGTCGCCGCCTGGAACACGCTCGGGCCGCAGCTCGTCCAGGCGTACATCGACTGGCGCAAGCGGTCTCCGTGGGAGATCTGGACGACCCCTGACGGGGAGCCTGCCATCGAGCTGGACGTGTCCGGCATGCTGCCGGGCTGCCCCGTCGAGATCAAGGGCTACGTCGACAGGATCTTCCACGATCCGCTCTTCGATCGGCTGGTGGTCTTCGACCTCAAGTCCGGCAAGCGCCCGCCCAAGACGGGCGCCCAGTTCGGCGCATACGGCGCGCTCGTCACGCAGAAGTACGGCGTGACAGCCCATCTGGGCGTGCCCTTCATGAACCGCAGGGCGACCGTCGGGCGCCCCTACGAGCTGGCCGAGTTCACCCCGGCGGCCGTCGGCGCCGTCTTCGGCACGGCGTGGGCGAAGGTCCAGGCCGGGAGCTTCCCGGCAAACGGCTTCCCGGGCGAGTGCTACATCTGCGACGTCCAGGCCGCCTGCGCGGCGCAGAACGGGCCGCTGGCCCACCTTTACGACCCGGCGTCGCCGGGCCATCCGTCGAACGATCCACCGTACTGA
- a CDS encoding helix-turn-helix domain-containing protein: MEKDSAAARAASGLMTVREVAEELRVSRAAAYRLIAGGHLGAIRVGHSYRIPESEFAAYKKRAATTEEG; the protein is encoded by the coding sequence ATGGAAAAGGACAGCGCCGCCGCTCGGGCGGCATCCGGACTGATGACGGTGCGCGAGGTGGCCGAGGAGCTGCGCGTCAGCCGTGCGGCTGCCTACCGGCTGATCGCGGGCGGCCACCTGGGCGCCATCCGTGTGGGCCACTCGTACCGCATCCCCGAGAGCGAGTTCGCGGCGTACAAGAAGCGCGCCGCCACGACCGAGGAGGGATAG
- a CDS encoding DNA cytosine methyltransferase — protein sequence MPILELCAGYGGLGMAAEALTGDKVAYVAESNEAASLVLAHRFPDAPNIGDITTYDWTRLVGLVDIVTAGFSCQDISNAGPRGGISGKRSRVWKDVAKAVGVLRPRLVFLENVAVIRSRGLDIVAQDLAAIGYDLWWTSFRASALGAAHHRDRWFGIAFPAGVVPDARGIGRAARRTEPAEQQRHVRRPAGARGALPADADGTRLEVGRVEPPREEQPPPVGGGVGPQDAHGPTWLERGGTAPGEAQEGGHGPTLDDEVSFLLPHADSGGRKGQSGYEPEQGRRGEPAHGGHSPADWWGDYLPAIRRWERLIGVPAPAPTETGPRGGRRLTARFAEWLMGVPGHVTDVPGLTRAEQLERIGNGAMPVQAHAAYEYLFHLIKEHA from the coding sequence TTGCCCATCCTCGAACTGTGCGCCGGATACGGCGGGCTGGGGATGGCCGCAGAGGCCCTGACGGGGGACAAGGTCGCCTACGTTGCGGAGAGCAACGAGGCGGCCTCTCTCGTGCTCGCGCACCGCTTCCCCGACGCCCCGAACATCGGGGACATCACCACGTACGACTGGACGCGGCTCGTCGGCCTGGTGGACATCGTCACGGCCGGCTTTTCGTGCCAGGACATCAGCAACGCGGGCCCCAGAGGGGGGATCAGTGGAAAGCGATCACGTGTCTGGAAGGACGTCGCGAAGGCTGTGGGCGTACTTCGACCCCGGCTCGTCTTCCTGGAGAACGTCGCGGTCATCCGGTCGCGCGGGCTCGATATCGTCGCCCAAGACCTGGCCGCGATCGGGTATGACCTCTGGTGGACAAGCTTTCGAGCTTCCGCCCTGGGCGCCGCCCATCACCGTGACCGGTGGTTCGGAATCGCTTTCCCCGCAGGGGTTGTTCCCGACGCCCGGGGCATCGGACGGGCCGCACGGCGGACCGAACCAGCGGAGCAGCAAAGGCACGTACGGCGCCCTGCCGGGGCGCGTGGTGCACTGCCTGCCGACGCCGACGGCACGCGACTGGAAGTCGGGCGCGTCGAACCTCCACGGGAAGAACAGCCGCCCCCTGTCGGAGGTGGCGTTGGTCCTCAAGACGCCCACGGCCCAACTTGGCTCGAACGGGGCGGCACAGCACCCGGAGAAGCGCAAGAGGGGGGGCACGGCCCCACGCTCGATGACGAAGTCAGCTTCCTTCTTCCCCACGCCGACAGCGGCGGACGGAAAGGGCAGTCCGGGTACGAGCCCGAACAGGGTCGGCGGGGAGAACCTGCGCACGGCGGTCACTCGCCTGCCGACTGGTGGGGCGACTACCTCCCCGCCATCCGGCGATGGGAACGCCTGATAGGCGTTCCCGCGCCGGCCCCGACGGAGACCGGCCCACGCGGCGGGCGCCGGCTGACGGCCCGCTTCGCGGAGTGGCTGATGGGCGTTCCCGGCCACGTCACCGACGTGCCGGGTCTGACCCGCGCCGAGCAGCTTGAGCGCATCGGCAACGGCGCCATGCCTGTCCAGGCGCACGCCGCGTACGAGTACCTGTTTCACCTGATCAAGGAGCATGCGTGA
- a CDS encoding AAA family ATPase, whose amino-acid sequence MTRGAIGKEPLPPAFASWVSQGIRFRRASVSMLAGLPGSHKTRIVLNALVNMGTPTLTFSTDSDADTVASRLLAISTRTSTDVTEEWLRTEPEKCARLLAQQDFLSWCFRPDPSLDDVWLECYAYAEREGRYPDQVVVDIASDIGHDTGDEWGSLRDLLRQSKVLARETGAHVLLVHHCADSERTKRPCPRRSDIHGKVAAIPEVIVTCGLDATGGLHVACVKNRHAKASADADIRIPMHLDAASSYVGDHIEMPRGYAPGWGEGDWN is encoded by the coding sequence GTGACGCGGGGGGCTATCGGCAAAGAGCCGCTGCCCCCCGCTTTTGCATCCTGGGTCAGTCAGGGGATCAGGTTCCGGCGGGCATCCGTATCGATGCTCGCCGGGCTCCCCGGCTCCCACAAGACCCGGATCGTGCTCAATGCACTCGTCAACATGGGAACGCCGACACTGACGTTCAGCACCGACAGCGACGCCGACACCGTAGCGTCGCGCCTGCTGGCCATCAGCACCCGCACGTCCACGGACGTGACGGAGGAGTGGCTCCGCACGGAGCCCGAGAAGTGCGCGCGCCTGCTGGCGCAGCAGGACTTCCTGTCCTGGTGCTTCCGGCCGGACCCGTCCCTGGATGACGTGTGGCTGGAGTGCTACGCGTACGCGGAGCGCGAGGGCCGGTACCCGGATCAGGTCGTGGTGGACATCGCCTCCGACATAGGACACGACACCGGGGACGAGTGGGGGTCCCTCCGGGACCTCCTGCGCCAGTCCAAGGTGCTCGCCCGCGAGACGGGCGCGCACGTCCTCCTGGTGCACCACTGCGCGGACTCCGAGCGCACGAAGCGGCCGTGTCCGCGCCGCTCCGACATCCACGGCAAGGTCGCCGCGATCCCGGAAGTGATCGTGACGTGCGGTCTGGACGCCACCGGCGGCCTGCATGTGGCGTGCGTGAAGAACCGCCACGCCAAGGCGTCGGCCGACGCCGACATTCGCATCCCCATGCACCTGGACGCCGCGTCGTCCTACGTCGGGGACCACATCGAGATGCCCCGGGGCTACGCGCCCGGCTGGGGCGAAGGGGACTGGAATTGA
- a CDS encoding SLOG family protein, translating to MRVIVTGSRKWSDDRAVNRALERVFDESGPFLLVHGACSTGADHYARVWVGLAGSLLGCKEERWPAHWGRLGKAAGPERNRRMIEAGADLVLAFPLPEGSGTQHTIGLAREAGIEVRVIE from the coding sequence ATGCGCGTCATCGTGACGGGCTCGCGGAAATGGAGCGACGACCGCGCCGTGAACCGCGCGCTGGAGCGCGTCTTCGATGAGAGCGGGCCGTTCCTGCTCGTGCACGGCGCCTGTTCCACCGGAGCGGACCACTACGCCCGCGTGTGGGTGGGGCTGGCGGGCAGCCTGCTGGGCTGCAAGGAGGAGCGCTGGCCCGCCCACTGGGGCCGCCTCGGAAAGGCGGCCGGGCCCGAGCGCAACCGGCGGATGATCGAAGCCGGCGCCGATCTCGTGCTGGCCTTCCCTCTGCCGGAGGGCAGCGGCACACAGCACACAATCGGGCTCGCCCGCGAGGCGGGGATAGAAGTGAGGGTGATCGAGTGA
- a CDS encoding toprim domain-containing protein, whose product MLSTEQRRFFEQAVTQYQNDLAADTGAQEYLASRGLGPEAAGQFRLGVVTSPLAGHERYAGRLAIPYVTPAGPVNIRFRCAEAHACEGHAKYLSLPDAASNLYNVLDLKKVSPFICVTEGEIDAMTLSLAGLPAVGIPGVSTWQQHYARCLEDFDVIYAFGDGDDAGGKLNSFLAREARARPISMPKGMDCNDIYREHGAAGLRALID is encoded by the coding sequence ATGCTCTCGACCGAGCAGAGAAGATTCTTCGAGCAGGCGGTCACGCAGTACCAGAACGACCTGGCGGCCGATACCGGCGCCCAGGAGTACCTGGCGAGCCGGGGGCTCGGGCCGGAGGCGGCCGGACAGTTCCGGCTGGGCGTCGTTACGTCCCCCCTGGCCGGACATGAGCGGTACGCGGGCCGGCTGGCCATCCCGTACGTGACCCCGGCCGGGCCGGTGAACATCCGTTTCCGGTGCGCAGAGGCGCACGCCTGCGAGGGACACGCGAAGTACCTGTCCCTGCCCGACGCCGCGTCGAACCTCTACAACGTCCTGGACCTGAAGAAGGTCTCGCCCTTCATCTGCGTGACCGAGGGCGAGATCGACGCCATGACGCTGTCCCTGGCCGGTCTCCCGGCCGTGGGCATCCCGGGCGTCTCCACCTGGCAGCAGCACTACGCGCGCTGCCTGGAGGACTTCGATGTGATCTACGCCTTCGGCGACGGCGACGACGCCGGAGGCAAGTTGAACAGCTTCCTGGCCCGAGAGGCCAGGGCCCGACCCATCTCGATGCCGAAGGGCATGGACTGCAATGACATCTACCGCGAGCACGGAGCCGCCGGGCTCCGGGCCCTCATCGACTGA
- a CDS encoding RecBCD nuclease inhibitor — protein sequence MAASNFNATWTLDHAEYQQLKRDSEKLAALERFGVDNWGGYDDAMQSLEDED from the coding sequence ATGGCCGCAAGCAATTTCAACGCAACCTGGACGCTGGATCACGCCGAGTATCAGCAGCTCAAGCGGGACTCCGAGAAGCTCGCAGCGCTGGAGCGCTTCGGCGTCGACAACTGGGGCGGCTACGACGACGCCATGCAATCACTGGAGGACGAGGACTAA